A stretch of the Nitrosarchaeum sp. genome encodes the following:
- a CDS encoding M20/M25/M40 family metallo-hydrolase, which yields METTFTVTPRFAVKMLEKALRLYTPSLNEKAMAEFLADKCDDLGFEDIHIDEVGNIIAKKGTGSPKILLCGHMDVVPGKVKVRKEGDSLYGRGASDAKAPLMAMLFAAASVQNNNGTVIFVGTVDEEGNATGVKNLVKNHMDIDYAVFGEPSGIKQVTIAYKGRLAINLKVSVNDSAHASAPWLSKNAIEETMIFSKELKKGLEADQDKKSKGMLLTATLTEINGGTSHNVTPKECVSTFDIRIPVDTNCKLVEQKISVLVNEIAKKRQVEAYYSIIDETEPFEAPHNSAIVRAFTLGVMDVEHTRPTLIRKTGTGDMNVIGNQWSIPVVTYGPGDPHEAHTIDEKVSIDEYLRGIEVLKRMIHHLKRLHDKNMQ from the coding sequence TTGGAAACAACATTTACAGTAACACCAAGATTTGCAGTAAAGATGCTAGAAAAAGCACTTAGACTGTACACACCTTCACTTAACGAAAAAGCAATGGCAGAATTTCTTGCAGACAAATGTGATGATCTAGGATTTGAAGACATTCACATAGATGAGGTAGGAAACATAATTGCAAAAAAAGGTACAGGATCACCAAAAATATTACTATGTGGACACATGGATGTAGTTCCAGGAAAAGTCAAAGTTAGAAAAGAAGGAGATTCACTTTATGGTCGTGGTGCTTCAGATGCAAAGGCTCCACTAATGGCAATGTTGTTTGCCGCAGCATCAGTGCAAAACAATAACGGTACTGTGATTTTTGTAGGTACCGTAGATGAAGAAGGAAATGCAACTGGAGTGAAGAACCTAGTAAAAAATCACATGGATATAGATTATGCAGTATTTGGCGAACCAAGTGGAATTAAACAAGTCACTATTGCATACAAAGGAAGATTAGCAATCAATCTCAAAGTAAGCGTCAATGACAGTGCACATGCAAGTGCACCATGGCTTTCAAAAAATGCAATTGAAGAAACAATGATCTTTTCAAAAGAACTCAAAAAAGGTTTAGAAGCAGATCAAGATAAAAAAAGTAAAGGAATGTTGCTTACTGCAACATTAACTGAAATAAATGGTGGAACTAGCCACAACGTTACACCAAAAGAATGTGTGTCCACTTTTGATATCAGAATTCCAGTAGATACTAATTGTAAGCTAGTTGAACAAAAAATTTCTGTACTTGTAAACGAAATAGCAAAAAAAAGACAGGTTGAAGCATATTATTCAATTATTGATGAGACAGAACCTTTTGAGGCGCCTCACAACTCTGCCATAGTCAGAGCATTTACTTTAGGAGTCATGGATGTGGAACATACAAGACCAACTTTAATTAGAAAAACTGGAACTGGAGACATGAATGTAATAGGAAACCAATGGAGCATTCCTGTAGTCACCTATGGTCCAGGAGATCCACATGAAGCTCACACGATAGACGAAAAAGTATCCATTGACGAATACCTAAGAGGAATTGAAGTTTTAAAGAGAATGATACACCATTTAAAAAGACTACATGATAAAAACATGCAGTAA
- the dph5 gene encoding diphthine synthase, whose translation MLWFVGLGISGSKSIPVEALEVLSKADIIYLEQFTSPIGKSDLLKIKKMTNGEIREGKRWLVEDGTEILKHAKSKKVVLLSYGDPYIATTHIELRTRAIQEKIKTHSIHASSSLTSMIGECGLHFYKVGRIATIMSEMKSLTTPYYVIYKNIIEGNHTILLLEYNQDKNFFMDPKDALMGLIETEKGQKRNVINLSTYAIVASRIGFKDQSIISGKISSLKKIDFGKPPHTIIITGRLHFTESDALKILGKCLDEPKDNSEETKKISIQMMKKYVPMVREALEEITPYYKDQKEFSVILENAELYIQDAEKFLEEGQDEVAILSIGYADGLVDALRLAKGLEPKM comes from the coding sequence ATGCTTTGGTTTGTTGGTTTAGGAATTTCAGGATCCAAATCAATTCCTGTTGAAGCTCTAGAAGTTTTATCAAAAGCAGACATCATTTACCTTGAACAATTTACCAGTCCAATTGGAAAATCAGACTTGTTAAAAATCAAAAAAATGACAAATGGTGAAATCAGAGAAGGTAAAAGATGGCTAGTTGAAGACGGAACTGAAATTTTAAAACATGCAAAATCAAAAAAAGTAGTACTGTTATCCTATGGAGATCCTTACATTGCCACTACACATATTGAATTAAGAACCAGAGCCATTCAAGAAAAGATAAAGACCCACTCAATTCATGCATCTTCATCTTTAACCTCAATGATAGGAGAGTGTGGGCTTCACTTTTACAAAGTTGGAAGAATTGCAACAATAATGAGCGAAATGAAATCACTAACAACTCCATACTATGTAATTTACAAAAACATCATAGAAGGGAATCATACAATATTACTATTAGAGTATAATCAAGACAAAAATTTCTTTATGGACCCAAAAGATGCGTTGATGGGATTAATAGAAACTGAAAAAGGACAAAAAAGAAATGTGATAAATTTATCAACATACGCAATAGTCGCATCACGAATTGGATTTAAAGATCAATCAATCATATCAGGAAAAATTTCTAGTCTAAAAAAAATAGATTTTGGCAAGCCACCACACACAATTATCATAACTGGAAGACTTCATTTTACAGAATCTGATGCGTTAAAAATACTAGGAAAATGTTTAGATGAACCAAAAGACAACTCTGAAGAAACAAAGAAAATTTCCATTCAAATGATGAAAAAATATGTTCCAATGGTAAGAGAAGCACTAGAAGAAATTACACCATACTATAAAGATCAGAAAGAATTTAGTGTGATTCTTGAAAATGCTGAATTATACATTCAAGATGCAGAGAAATTTCTTGAAGAAGGTCAAGATGAAGTTGCAATTTTGAGTATAGGTTATGCAGACGGTTTGGTAGATGCACTCAGATTGGCAAAAGGTCTAGAACCAAAAATGTGA
- a CDS encoding FAD synthase, producing the protein MELIEKIILTQIYLSGITGKSYKDNLKTKKGFTENTINSKIDELVKNKLITEDKSALTELGRSSLRVVLAGGVFDIIHPGHIHTLNAAKILGDVLVVVVATDNTAIKMKKRQPLHSKEQRQELVNSLSMVDLCLIGQEDDIFKTVNLVKPQIIALGYDQVHQEKFIIEGCKKINLDAKVARLQSPIPESSSSKIQKEYGESIHGI; encoded by the coding sequence TTGGAATTAATTGAAAAAATAATTTTGACACAGATCTACCTATCAGGAATAACTGGTAAATCATACAAAGATAATCTTAAAACAAAAAAAGGATTCACTGAAAATACTATTAATTCAAAAATTGATGAACTGGTAAAAAATAAATTAATTACTGAAGATAAAAGCGCTTTAACTGAATTAGGTAGGTCTTCACTCAGAGTTGTTTTAGCCGGAGGAGTTTTTGATATAATTCATCCAGGACACATTCATACTCTTAATGCCGCAAAAATATTGGGTGATGTTTTGGTAGTAGTTGTAGCCACAGATAACACAGCAATAAAAATGAAAAAAAGACAACCACTGCACAGTAAAGAACAAAGACAAGAGTTGGTCAATTCACTCTCCATGGTAGATCTTTGTCTCATAGGCCAAGAAGATGATATTTTCAAGACTGTAAATCTTGTAAAACCACAGATAATTGCATTAGGATATGATCAGGTACATCAAGAGAAATTCATCATAGAAGGATGTAAAAAAATAAATCTTGATGCAAAAGTTGCAAGACTACAATCACCAATTCCTGAGAGTTCGAGCTCAAAAATTCAAAAAGAATATGGTGAGTCTATTCACGGAATTTAG
- a CDS encoding DUF120 domain-containing protein: MTELKIQHILTLTYLLSKGAKNNFVTITTNSLGKNIKKSQQAASKHLLELEDNQFIERIINGRNISVKITSKGFSEMVKLSTALQKSLHSSPSSVELKGTIVSGMGEGAYYMSLKGYTKQFKSKIGYIPYPGTLNVKLNKKVHQEAIKQFESLDGIKIDSFSDGKRTYGWVNCFHAKINQSINCELIILERTHHDDSIIELISDVCIRKTGKLEDGSPVTVTIPINS; encoded by the coding sequence ATGACTGAACTAAAAATTCAGCACATACTCACCCTCACTTATCTTCTTTCTAAAGGTGCAAAGAATAATTTTGTTACAATTACTACTAATTCCTTAGGTAAAAATATAAAAAAATCACAACAGGCTGCATCAAAACACTTGCTTGAATTAGAAGATAATCAATTCATTGAAAGAATAATCAATGGAAGAAACATTTCTGTAAAAATTACTTCAAAGGGATTTTCTGAAATGGTAAAACTATCTACTGCACTCCAAAAAAGTCTTCATTCATCACCATCATCTGTTGAGCTTAAAGGAACTATAGTTTCTGGAATGGGTGAAGGAGCATACTATATGTCGCTAAAAGGATATACAAAACAATTCAAATCTAAAATTGGTTACATCCCATATCCTGGGACTCTTAATGTGAAATTGAATAAAAAAGTGCATCAAGAAGCTATAAAGCAATTTGAAAGTCTAGATGGAATTAAAATTGATAGTTTTTCAGATGGGAAAAGAACCTATGGATGGGTTAATTGCTTTCATGCAAAAATTAATCAATCTATTAACTGTGAATTGATAATTCTTGAGAGAACACATCATGATGATTCTATAATTGAATTAATTTCTGATGTCTGTATTAGAAAAACTGGAAAACTTGAAGATGGTTCACCAGTTACTGTAACCATTCCAATTAATTCATAA
- the dnaG gene encoding DNA primase DnaG: MSNKSGIVKYHVKLSFEVDGLVERADIIGAIFGQTEGLLGPEMNLNELQRVSKVGRIEVNTKSTSNTTNGDALIPMSTDIDTCALIAAGIESIDKVGPFDCVFKLEAIDDVRAAKKDDIVRRAKEIKQRWATKTVSEGESMLKDVHEGDSKRLSTYGPSKLTCSSGVFDSKWIILVEGRADVINLLRAGYDNAIAIEGAKIDESIKELCASKDTVVAFIDGDRAGGFILKELTSVVKIDYELRADTGVEVEELTPQRIDEILRPIADEIKHGKPVAVLKSSDDKPVAEIASRIFPNLNETLEAVALDENEKEIFKVPISEVVSKLSTQSGIKYLLLDGIITQRLLEGAKNAGIQCVIGHRVAKLTNSDGLNLKTFGDLGVA, encoded by the coding sequence ATGTCCAATAAATCAGGAATTGTCAAATATCATGTTAAACTTTCCTTTGAAGTTGACGGACTTGTTGAACGAGCAGATATAATCGGGGCTATCTTCGGTCAAACCGAAGGATTACTAGGCCCAGAGATGAATCTGAACGAACTACAACGAGTTTCAAAAGTAGGTCGCATAGAAGTAAACACAAAATCTACTTCTAATACTACAAATGGTGATGCTCTTATTCCAATGAGTACTGATATTGATACTTGTGCATTAATTGCTGCAGGAATTGAAAGCATTGATAAAGTTGGTCCATTTGATTGTGTCTTCAAATTAGAAGCAATCGATGACGTAAGAGCAGCAAAAAAAGATGACATTGTAAGACGTGCTAAAGAAATCAAACAACGTTGGGCTACAAAAACAGTTAGTGAAGGCGAAAGTATGTTAAAAGATGTTCATGAGGGTGATTCTAAAAGACTATCGACTTATGGTCCATCTAAATTAACATGTAGTTCTGGAGTGTTTGATTCTAAATGGATAATTTTAGTTGAAGGTAGAGCTGATGTCATTAATCTTCTAAGAGCTGGTTATGATAATGCAATTGCAATTGAAGGTGCAAAAATTGATGAATCAATTAAAGAGTTATGTGCCTCAAAAGACACTGTAGTTGCATTTATTGATGGAGATCGAGCTGGTGGTTTTATTCTAAAAGAACTAACATCAGTTGTAAAGATTGACTATGAATTAAGAGCAGATACTGGAGTAGAAGTTGAAGAATTAACTCCACAAAGAATAGATGAAATTCTAAGACCAATTGCTGATGAAATTAAACATGGAAAACCTGTAGCTGTTTTGAAAAGCTCAGATGATAAACCTGTAGCTGAAATAGCATCTAGGATTTTTCCAAATCTAAATGAGACACTTGAAGCTGTAGCATTAGACGAGAATGAAAAAGAAATTTTCAAAGTTCCAATCAGTGAAGTAGTTAGCAAACTCTCAACACAATCTGGCATCAAATATCTTTTATTGGATGGTATTATCACACAGAGACTTTTAGAAGGCGCCAAAAACGCTGGAATTCAATGTGTTATTGGACACAGAGTTGCAAAATTAACAAACTCTGATGGGCTAAATCTAAAAACATTCGGTGACCTAGGCGTAGCATAG
- the erpA gene encoding iron-sulfur cluster insertion protein ErpA: MASEQTQKMITVSPKAAEKIKEFMKEEADNPQYLRVYVQGGGCSGLSYGMGFEKAPEEDDLVMEETGIKLLVDSYSVDHLKGANVDYIESLMGSGFKINNPNVTKSCSCGHSFSTE, encoded by the coding sequence ATGGCATCTGAACAAACACAGAAAATGATCACTGTTTCACCTAAAGCAGCTGAAAAGATCAAAGAATTCATGAAAGAAGAAGCCGATAACCCACAATACCTTAGAGTATATGTTCAAGGTGGCGGTTGTTCTGGCCTGTCTTATGGCATGGGTTTTGAAAAAGCACCAGAAGAAGATGACTTGGTCATGGAAGAAACTGGTATCAAGCTGCTTGTAGATAGTTACAGCGTTGATCATCTAAAAGGTGCAAATGTAGACTATATTGAAAGCCTAATGGGATCTGGATTTAAAATCAATAATCCAAATGTTACAAAATCCTGTTCATGTGGTCATTCCTTTAGCACTGAATAA
- a CDS encoding enoyl-CoA hydratase-related protein, whose translation MSLVTTSTSNGICTVKINRPDKLNAMNSDVAKELIKTFENLDKDDNVKVIILTGEGEKAFSAGADIEYMSKISPDESVAYAKTGQLVTATVELVKQPTIAAINGFALGGGCELAMSCDIRIAADTARLGQPEVTIGIPPGWGGTQRLMRIVGIAKAKELVYTGKMIKADEAKEIGLVNQVVPLASLQEEALKMAQQIAANSVMGVQMSKVAINKGRNADLDTGLAVELLAWRNCFTHPDREERMTAFVNKSKK comes from the coding sequence ATGTCATTAGTTACCACATCAACTTCTAATGGTATTTGTACTGTCAAAATCAACAGACCTGACAAACTTAATGCCATGAATAGTGATGTTGCAAAAGAACTCATCAAAACTTTTGAAAACCTGGACAAAGATGATAATGTCAAAGTAATCATCTTAACTGGTGAAGGAGAAAAAGCATTCTCCGCTGGTGCAGATATTGAATACATGTCAAAAATCTCTCCAGATGAATCAGTTGCATATGCAAAAACAGGACAACTTGTAACAGCTACAGTTGAACTTGTAAAACAACCGACAATTGCAGCCATCAACGGTTTTGCACTTGGTGGTGGCTGTGAACTTGCCATGTCATGTGACATTAGAATTGCAGCAGACACAGCAAGACTTGGTCAGCCTGAAGTTACAATTGGAATTCCTCCTGGATGGGGTGGAACTCAAAGATTGATGAGAATTGTAGGAATAGCAAAAGCAAAAGAACTTGTCTATACAGGTAAAATGATCAAAGCAGACGAAGCAAAGGAAATTGGTTTAGTAAATCAAGTAGTACCACTTGCTTCCCTTCAAGAAGAAGCTTTGAAAATGGCGCAACAAATTGCTGCCAATTCTGTAATGGGAGTTCAAATGTCAAAGGTTGCTATTAACAAAGGAAGAAATGCAGATCTTGATACTGGACTTGCAGTAGAACTACTTGCTTGGAGAAATTGTTTTACTCATCCTGATAGAGAAGAACGCATGACAGCTTTTGTAAATAAATCTAAAAAATAA
- a CDS encoding 3-hydroxypropionate--CoA ligase: protein MNSVTKVFEEVIQTSHKVITEESSKSILKTYGVKVPPFALVTTAEDAAKQAKKIGFPLVMKVVSPQILHKTDVGGVKVGLDNVNDVKKTFKDMYGRLSKKKGVEVKGILLEKMVPKGVELIVGIQNDPQFGPVIMVGLGGIMTEVMKDVAFRMLPITTSDAKSMINELKGSALLKGFRGSEPIDTNMVANMLVQIGKLGVDNADYINSIDFNPVIVYPKSHFVVDAKIILNKEIKKNSISKAKPNIESMESFFTPESVALVGASSTPGKIGNSVLIALGKQDYKGKVFPINPKQESILGIKCYPTLDAITEKVDLVVVCIDLAECGPIMETCAKKGIHNVVIVSGGGKELGGDRATMEARVKELSLEHKIRVIGPNCIGMFNAANRLDCAFQGQERMVRSKLGNVAFFSQSGTMGISMLESADVFGLSKMISFGNRSDVDEADMIWYAANDPQTKVIGLYVEGFGDGRKFINTAKRVMKETKKPIVIWKSGRTAAGAKQAASHTGSLGGSNAIIMGAFKQAGIISVDSYQELVGVLKALAWQPPAKGNRVAMTSNGAGPMIGGIDQLERLGLTIGKLSPPLLKKMKERFPPTVPIHNGNPADVGGGANADDYKFVIQQFLDEKNIDIAMPWFVFQDDPLEETIVEHLAELSNKKIKPILAGGNGGPYTEKMRKLIEANKVPVYSDLRTWVAAASALAQWGKVLGK from the coding sequence ATGAATTCTGTGACAAAAGTTTTCGAGGAAGTAATTCAAACAAGTCATAAAGTTATCACAGAAGAATCATCAAAATCTATACTCAAAACATATGGTGTCAAAGTTCCTCCTTTTGCACTTGTTACCACTGCTGAAGATGCAGCCAAACAAGCAAAAAAGATTGGATTTCCTCTTGTTATGAAAGTTGTATCTCCACAAATTTTACATAAAACTGATGTTGGTGGTGTCAAAGTTGGACTAGATAACGTCAATGATGTCAAAAAAACATTCAAGGACATGTATGGTAGATTATCTAAAAAGAAAGGAGTAGAAGTTAAAGGAATTCTTCTTGAAAAGATGGTTCCAAAAGGTGTTGAACTAATTGTTGGTATTCAAAATGATCCTCAATTTGGTCCTGTAATTATGGTTGGTTTAGGTGGCATTATGACTGAAGTCATGAAGGATGTTGCATTTCGCATGTTACCTATTACAACTTCAGATGCAAAATCTATGATTAATGAACTCAAAGGTTCAGCACTGCTCAAAGGATTCAGAGGAAGTGAACCAATTGATACAAACATGGTTGCAAATATGCTTGTACAAATCGGAAAACTAGGAGTAGATAATGCTGATTATATCAACAGCATTGATTTCAACCCTGTAATTGTTTATCCAAAATCCCATTTTGTAGTTGACGCAAAAATTATTTTAAATAAAGAAATCAAAAAGAATTCAATCTCAAAAGCTAAACCAAACATCGAGTCCATGGAGTCATTTTTTACTCCAGAATCTGTTGCACTGGTTGGTGCATCTTCTACACCTGGAAAGATTGGCAATTCAGTATTGATTGCACTTGGTAAACAAGATTACAAGGGTAAAGTATTTCCAATTAATCCTAAACAAGAATCAATTCTTGGAATCAAGTGTTATCCAACACTAGATGCAATTACTGAAAAGGTTGACTTGGTTGTTGTTTGTATTGATCTTGCAGAATGTGGTCCTATCATGGAGACATGTGCAAAGAAAGGAATTCATAATGTTGTAATTGTTTCTGGTGGAGGCAAAGAGCTTGGTGGTGATAGAGCCACAATGGAAGCTCGAGTAAAAGAATTATCTCTAGAACACAAAATTCGTGTAATCGGTCCAAACTGCATTGGAATGTTTAACGCTGCAAATCGTCTTGATTGTGCATTCCAAGGACAAGAGAGAATGGTCCGTTCAAAATTAGGAAATGTTGCATTTTTCTCACAAAGTGGAACTATGGGAATTAGTATGCTGGAAAGTGCTGATGTATTTGGATTATCTAAAATGATTAGCTTTGGTAATCGTTCTGATGTTGATGAAGCAGATATGATTTGGTATGCCGCAAATGATCCTCAAACCAAAGTAATTGGCTTATATGTTGAAGGATTTGGCGACGGTAGAAAATTCATCAATACTGCTAAACGTGTAATGAAAGAGACAAAGAAACCTATTGTAATTTGGAAGAGTGGAAGAACTGCAGCCGGTGCAAAACAAGCTGCATCACATACTGGTTCTCTTGGTGGTTCCAATGCAATCATCATGGGAGCATTCAAACAAGCAGGAATAATTTCAGTTGATAGCTATCAAGAACTTGTTGGAGTCTTAAAGGCACTAGCATGGCAACCTCCTGCAAAAGGAAATCGTGTTGCCATGACAAGTAATGGTGCAGGTCCAATGATTGGTGGAATTGATCAATTAGAAAGATTGGGTCTTACTATTGGAAAGTTGTCTCCACCATTACTCAAAAAGATGAAGGAACGCTTCCCACCTACAGTGCCAATTCATAATGGTAACCCAGCAGATGTTGGTGGCGGTGCAAACGCAGATGATTACAAGTTTGTCATTCAACAATTTCTTGACGAAAAGAATATCGATATTGCTATGCCTTGGTTTGTTTTCCAAGATGATCCACTAGAAGAAACAATAGTTGAACATCTCGCTGAATTATCAAATAAAAAAATAAAACCAATTTTGGCTGGAGGTAATGGTGGTCCATATACCGAGAAAATGAGAAAGCTAATTGAAGCAAATAAGGTTCCTGTTTATAGTGATCTTCGCACTTGGGTTGCAGCTGCATCTGCATTAGCTCAATGGGGCAAAGTACTCGGAAAATAG
- a CDS encoding type 1 glutamine amidotransferase has protein sequence MSDVLIVHNTRIEGSGYLGELLQKDGFLIDSVNAKHEKLPEKNYSLVVILGAPESANDNFDYLKAEQRLIKKTVESNVPLLGICLGSQLIAKTFGGKVYPGTQKEIGFYHDLRIDNNSKLFSGFTNPFTVFHWHGDTFDLPEKAIRLVHSKNYSNQAFQIGSAVGLQFHMEVDEEMINLWLDKTQEKLELIPYIDPKKIRSDIDENISIVKNNMDNFYTNFKSMFHL, from the coding sequence ATGTCTGATGTTTTGATTGTTCACAATACCAGAATTGAAGGTTCAGGGTATTTGGGTGAACTTTTACAAAAAGACGGGTTTCTTATTGATTCTGTAAATGCAAAACATGAAAAACTTCCAGAAAAAAATTATTCACTTGTAGTGATCCTAGGCGCTCCTGAAAGTGCTAATGATAACTTTGATTATCTAAAAGCAGAACAACGACTAATTAAAAAAACTGTAGAGAGTAACGTACCGCTACTTGGAATTTGTTTAGGTTCACAATTGATTGCAAAAACTTTTGGTGGAAAAGTTTATCCTGGTACACAAAAAGAAATTGGATTTTACCATGATTTGAGAATTGATAATAATTCTAAATTGTTTTCTGGATTTACAAATCCGTTTACTGTGTTTCATTGGCATGGTGATACTTTTGATTTACCTGAAAAAGCAATTAGATTGGTTCATTCTAAAAATTATTCTAATCAAGCTTTTCAAATTGGCAGTGCTGTTGGATTGCAATTCCATATGGAAGTTGATGAGGAAATGATTAATCTTTGGCTTGATAAGACTCAGGAAAAACTAGAACTAATTCCATACATCGATCCTAAGAAAATACGTTCTGATATCGATGAAAATATTTCAATTGTTAAAAACAATATGGACAATTTTTACACTAATTTCAAATCAATGTTTCATCTTTGA
- a CDS encoding toprim domain-containing protein, whose amino-acid sequence MLVTEQEIQDLKKFVFQLNLMKDSVVVVEGKNDATALKNIGFSGKIIEFHKFGGIVNFADSVAHYEKLIILFDRDRKGRHLTGKTIHLLERRIKIDLSFKRRLTTITKGKIRFVEQLVCYESYLV is encoded by the coding sequence GTGCTTGTTACAGAGCAAGAAATTCAAGATCTTAAAAAATTTGTATTTCAACTAAATTTAATGAAAGATAGTGTTGTTGTAGTAGAAGGAAAAAATGATGCTACCGCTTTAAAAAACATAGGATTTTCTGGCAAAATAATCGAGTTTCATAAATTTGGAGGAATTGTAAACTTTGCAGATTCTGTTGCTCATTATGAAAAATTAATAATTTTATTTGACAGAGATCGAAAAGGCAGACATCTTACAGGAAAAACAATTCATCTTTTAGAACGTAGAATCAAAATTGATCTTTCTTTTAAAAGAAGGCTTACAACAATTACCAAGGGAAAAATAAGATTTGTTGAACAGCTAGTTTGTTATGAATCGTATCTAGTCTAA
- a CDS encoding Glu/Leu/Phe/Val dehydrogenase, with protein sequence MVSLDPFANATKQVNDACDVLGIKDKGLREYLATPNKVLRIKIPVRMDNGQIRNFIGFRSQHNNDRGPYKGGIRYFNPEGGVEYMEREVMALSSWMTWKCAIVDIPLGGGKGGIYVNPKTEKLSDGEMERLTRGFAYKIFEIIGPGKDIPAPDVYTTGREMTQIMDTFSKLNGNVYAPGVITGKPISMGGSLARNVATGLGVAYCVREAAKAIKLNLKGAKVVLQGFGNASTFAGEYLEKMGAKVIAASDSKGSISIPNGAKVSKLLEFKEKNKTVVGFPGSKKISTEELLTTKCDVLVPGALENQINAKIANNLKCKIIAEAANGPTLPEADPIIFKKNILVIPDILANSGGVCISYLEWVQNNMGYYWSFDEVANKMEGNITKGFKDAYALAKKHKIDMRRATMALAVGRVVEAFNQKGIWP encoded by the coding sequence TTGGTAAGTCTAGATCCATTTGCAAATGCAACAAAACAAGTAAACGATGCATGTGATGTTCTTGGAATTAAGGATAAAGGTTTGCGAGAATATTTAGCAACACCAAATAAAGTTCTTAGAATAAAAATTCCAGTCCGAATGGATAATGGGCAAATTAGAAATTTTATTGGTTTTAGAAGTCAGCATAATAACGATCGAGGTCCATACAAAGGTGGAATTCGATACTTTAACCCTGAAGGTGGAGTTGAATACATGGAACGTGAAGTCATGGCTTTATCTTCTTGGATGACTTGGAAGTGTGCAATTGTGGATATTCCATTGGGAGGAGGTAAAGGTGGAATCTATGTTAATCCAAAAACTGAAAAACTAAGTGATGGTGAAATGGAAAGACTCACCAGAGGATTTGCATATAAAATATTTGAAATAATTGGACCAGGTAAGGATATTCCTGCACCAGATGTCTACACAACTGGTCGAGAGATGACTCAGATTATGGATACGTTTAGCAAATTAAATGGAAATGTGTATGCTCCTGGTGTAATTACTGGAAAACCAATTTCGATGGGCGGTTCACTTGCAAGAAACGTTGCAACCGGTTTAGGTGTTGCATACTGTGTAAGAGAAGCAGCAAAAGCAATCAAGCTTAATTTGAAAGGAGCCAAAGTTGTTTTACAAGGCTTTGGAAACGCATCTACATTTGCTGGAGAATATTTAGAAAAGATGGGTGCTAAAGTAATCGCTGCAAGTGATTCTAAAGGTTCAATCTCAATTCCAAATGGAGCAAAGGTCAGCAAGTTGCTTGAATTTAAAGAAAAGAATAAGACCGTAGTTGGATTCCCTGGTAGCAAGAAAATCTCAACTGAGGAATTGTTAACAACAAAATGTGATGTTCTAGTTCCAGGTGCATTAGAGAATCAAATCAATGCAAAGATTGCAAATAATCTCAAATGTAAAATTATTGCAGAAGCTGCGAACGGTCCAACATTACCTGAAGCAGACCCTATAATTTTCAAAAAGAATATTTTAGTAATTCCAGATATTTTGGCAAACTCTGGTGGTGTATGCATTTCATATTTGGAGTGGGTTCAAAACAACATGGGTTACTATTGGTCTTTTGATGAAGTTGCAAACAAGATGGAAGGTAACATCACAAAAGGTTTCAAAGATGCGTACGCATTAGCAAAAAAGCATAAAATTGACATGAGACGAGCTACTATGGCTTTGGCAGTAGGTAGAGTTGTGGAAGCCTTTAACCAAAAAGGCATTTGGCCATAA
- a CDS encoding winged helix-turn-helix domain-containing protein yields the protein MTSTQLLEFKELLRSKTKTEQRKVDKQTSKLLFYLFTSTRGGFTRLRIIMLLLERSYNTHQLAQELDLDYKAVQHHMKVLEKNNMILKLGDKYGAIFHLSTFLEVNISALDMAIDKLDRKINHKKVYL from the coding sequence ATGACAAGTACTCAATTATTAGAATTCAAAGAACTCTTGAGATCTAAAACCAAAACTGAACAAAGAAAAGTCGATAAACAGACAAGTAAACTGCTATTTTATTTATTCACCAGCACTAGAGGTGGATTTACAAGATTAAGAATAATCATGCTCTTACTTGAAAGATCATATAATACACATCAATTAGCACAGGAACTTGATCTGGATTACAAAGCTGTTCAGCATCACATGAAAGTACTTGAAAAAAATAACATGATCTTAAAACTTGGTGATAAATATGGCGCAATTTTTCATTTATCTACATTTTTAGAAGTTAACATCAGTGCGCTTGATATGGCAATAGATAAACTAGATCGGAAAATAAATCACAAAAAGGTTTACCTTTAA